The Chrysemys picta bellii isolate R12L10 chromosome 12, ASM1138683v2, whole genome shotgun sequence genome has a segment encoding these proteins:
- the LOC103306902 gene encoding killer cell lectin-like receptor subfamily F member 1, translating to MDWLSHRGKCYWFSKGNKDWNGSRDDCPRKRSHILVIQDQDEMEFIQNITQGKYPVWIGLNVTSPEEKWTWVDGSILNQNLFPVSGPAVRNSCGVIKGNQMRSEMCSAEFKWICQKEAVLI from the exons ATGGACTGGCTGTCGCACAGAGGAAAGTGCTACTGGTTCTCTAAAGGGAATAAGGACTGGAATGGGAGCCGTGATGACTGTCCAAGGAAGAGGTCTCACATCCTGGTGATCCAGGACCAGGATGAGATG GAGTTCATACAGAACATCACACAAGGGAAATATCCCGTTTGGATTGGGCTTAATGTTACATCCCCAGAGGAGAAATGGACCTGGGTGGACGGCTCCATCTTAAACCAAAATCT GTTTCCGGTATCTGGTCCAGCTGTGAGAAACAGCTGTGGGGTGATAAAGGGGAATCAGATGCGTTCGGAAATGTGCAGCGCTGAATTTAAGTGGATTTGTCAGAAAGAAGCCGTCCTGATCTAA